The following is a genomic window from Pseudothermotoga thermarum DSM 5069.
ATAAACATGTACGTTGATCTTCCTGTTCAATTCAGAGGTACTCACATGAGTAGATTCGTGGAAGTTTTAAACAAATATCACTTAGGCATAGATCCAAGGGTGTTGGGTGAATTGCTTGAAGAGTTGAGAAAAAAGCTAAAAGCCAAAACTGCAGTGGTTGAAATCGAGTTCCCATACTTCATGACCAAAAAAGCACCAGTTACAAACGCGGAAGGATTTGTAAGCTATACATGCCGCATATTTGGGCAAAAGACGGAAGAAGGCTGTGACTTCACATTTTCCGTTGGTGTTCCTGTTATGACGCTTTGTCCTTGTTCGAAAGAGATCAGCGATAGAGGGGCTCATAACCAGCGAGCGGTCGCGTGGGTACACGTAAAGTCGAAAAGATTGATCTGGTTTGAAGAACTCATCCAGATTGCCGAGGAATCAGCGAGTGCACCTGTATTCACCGTTTTGAAGAGACCAGACGAAAAGTTTTTGACCGAACATGCCTATGATAATCCAAGATTTGTCGAGGATTTGGCTCGAGAAATAGCTTTAAGGTTAAAATCGGATAAAAGAATCGAATGGTATAAAGTTGAAGTGGAAAGCTTTGAATCGATTCACACACACAACGCTTATGCGTGTGTGATTTCGGAAAAGGAGGATTTTTCGAATGACGATACAAGTCTTGGATAAAGGCTTTGTAAAACTCATAGATCATTTGGGCAACGATTTGACTGCAGTCAGAGCCGCGAGAATATCCTTTGGAAAAGACGTCATGGATGAAGAAAGAGACAAGCGTTTGATCGAACATCTTTTAAAAAACGGTCACGAATCCCCCTTTGAGCACATAGTTTTCACCTTTCATATTAAATGCCCAATTTTTGTGGCAAGACAATGGATGAGACATAGAATAGCTTCTTACAACGAATTAAGTGGTCGTTACACTCAATTTGGCGAGGAATTTTACATTCCAAAAGCTGACGATCCAAGGCTTAAGTTAAGCGATCAGCAAAACGGGGAAATCTGTAGAATATTTGAGGATGCTTTCAACCAAGCGTACGATGTCTACAGAAAACTTTTGGATCTTAAGGTACCAAGGGAATTAGCAAGGATAGTTTTACCTTTATCGCTTTACACCGAGTTCATATGGTCTGTCAACGCGAGAAGTTTGTTCAACTTTTTGTCCTTAAGAGCCGACTCACATGCGCAATTTGAAATGCAGCAGTATGCAAAAGCTGTGGCAACTATATTCAAGCAAATTTGCCCTTGGACGTACGAAGCATTCATCAAGCATCGTTACACTGGGGATTTGTTGAAGGAGGGGGAAGTATGAAGTTAAGTGAGATATTGCAAGAGTTAAAGGCAACAGTTCTTGCCAATCCTCATCTTGTTGATCAACTTGAATTCGAATATGTGGCCGCTTCAGATTTGATGAGCGATGTTCTTGCCATAGCTAGGCCAAACATGTTGCTTTTAACAGGCCTTTCTACCCCACAAGTTGTGCGTACGGCGGATGTCGTTGGTTTGAAAGCAGTGGTGATAACAAGAAGAGATGTCGTTCCTGAGGAAACGATCAAATTGGCTCAAGCTTGTGGAATAGTTCTTGCGGTAACCAAGATGACCATGTTTGAAGCCTGCGGGAGATTGTATTGCAAAAGACTAAAACCAATCTGGGAAGTGTAAAGGAATGGAGAAGGTATTAGAAAAAGTCCAAAGTTTCTTTTTGGACATGCCAATAACTG
Proteins encoded in this region:
- the folE2 gene encoding GTP cyclohydrolase FolE2 — protein: MKDVQSQPDRRNIYLQRVGIKGLLYPITVMDRQKGFQDTVATINMYVDLPVQFRGTHMSRFVEVLNKYHLGIDPRVLGELLEELRKKLKAKTAVVEIEFPYFMTKKAPVTNAEGFVSYTCRIFGQKTEEGCDFTFSVGVPVMTLCPCSKEISDRGAHNQRAVAWVHVKSKRLIWFEELIQIAEESASAPVFTVLKRPDEKFLTEHAYDNPRFVEDLAREIALRLKSDKRIEWYKVEVESFESIHTHNAYACVISEKEDFSNDDTSLG
- the thyX gene encoding FAD-dependent thymidylate synthase, producing the protein MTIQVLDKGFVKLIDHLGNDLTAVRAARISFGKDVMDEERDKRLIEHLLKNGHESPFEHIVFTFHIKCPIFVARQWMRHRIASYNELSGRYTQFGEEFYIPKADDPRLKLSDQQNGEICRIFEDAFNQAYDVYRKLLDLKVPRELARIVLPLSLYTEFIWSVNARSLFNFLSLRADSHAQFEMQQYAKAVATIFKQICPWTYEAFIKHRYTGDLLKEGEV